A DNA window from Peromyscus leucopus breed LL Stock chromosome 3, UCI_PerLeu_2.1, whole genome shotgun sequence contains the following coding sequences:
- the Ccdc126 gene encoding coiled-coil domain-containing protein 126 — MFFTISRKNMSQKLSFLLLVFGLIWGLMLLHYTFQQPRHQSSVKLREQILDLSKRYVKALAEESKSMVDVDSGASMAGYADLKRTIAVLLDDILQRLVKLENKVDYIVVNGSAANTTNGTSGSFVPVTTHKRTSAPGSVR; from the exons ATGTTTTTTACAATCTCAAGAAAAAATATGTCCCAGAAACTGAGTTTCCTGCTGCTGGTGTTCGGACTCATCTGGGGGCTGATGTTACTTCACTATACATTTCAACAGCCGCGGCATCAGAGCAGCGTCAAGTTACGTGAGCAGATCCTAGATTTAAGCAAAAGATACGTGAAGGCCCTGGCAGAGGAGAGCAAGAGCATGGTGGATGTGGACAGCGGAGCCTCCATGGCAGGCTACG CGGATCTGAAGAGGACGATCGCAGTCCTCTTAGACGACATCCTGCAACGCTTGGTGAAGCTGGAGAACAAGGTCGACTATATTGTTGTGAATGGTTCGGCAGCCAACACTACCAACGGCACCAGTGGGAGCTTCGTGCCGGTGACCACCCACAAAAGGACGAGCGCGCCGGGCAGTGTCAGATAG